In Arcobacter sp. CECT 8983, the DNA window TATAAAAATCTTGATTCGTCAAAATTAGAAGATGATGGCTTAAGAAAAGTTAGTAATGACTTTGAGGCTTTTTTTATGAAGCAATTATTAGATATATCTTTAAAAGATAGTACTTTTGCAGGTGAAGGAAGTGGTTCAGATATTATTAAAGGTATGTACACTGATACTATTTCAAGACAGTCAGCAGGTACCTTAGGAATAAGTGATATGTTATACAATTTTTTAAGTGAAAGAAAAAAATGAAGGTTTTAATATGGTTAACTCAATTATAGATGAAATGTTACTTTTAATAAGAAAAATGGAAGACTATATTGCCCAAGATATTGAAGATATTAAAAAAGCAAAACATGAAGAACTTCTTACTAGAAATAGTGAAAAAGAAGAGATGATTGAGAAAATAACATCATACAAACAAGATTTAAATAATGCCTTAGTAGAAGAGATGGAAAAAGGTGTTGATGTTAATATTTATAGGGAAAAAGTTGATAGTTTAGAAGAGGAACTTAAAACACTTTATGAAGCAAATAGAAAGTTAGCATTAATAGTAAAACCAATACAACAAATGTATAAAGATATCGTTGATGAGCTAACTGAATTAAACGGAGGACAAATGTTCGATGTTAAGGCTTAGTGCTCTTTTATTTTTAGTATCAATTCTTACAACTAAATTATTTGCAATAAATGTAATAATAGCAAAAGAGGATATCCATTTTAATAAGTTCATTACATTAGAAATGATTACAATGGGTAAAGTGCAAAGTGTTAAAAGACATTGTGTGCCTTCAACTATAGATGATTTTAGAACAAAAAAAGTACAAGCAACTCATTATATGAAAAAGGGATATGTGATTTGCAAAGATGACATAAAAGAGTTTAATCAAAAATCTGTATTATTTGACTTTGGAGCAATAGAAATAGAGAAGAATGGTAGAATAATATTTGAAAATGATGAATATATAAGAATTAAAAAGAGTAATGGTGATATTGAAAAAATTTATAAAGATGGAAGAATAAAATGAATATGCTTTCATTTTTAGGTGAGACTCCTACTGCTGCACTTAAAAACGCCCAAGCTGAATGTGGTGAAGAGGCAATTGTAATTTCTACTAAAAAAATATCTAGTGCAAAAGATGGAAATAAAGATATGTATGAAGTTATTGTTGCATTAGAAGACGATGATAATAAAGAGATAAAACATACAAAAAAAATCTCAACATCAGTTTCTTCTGTAGCCGATGACAGAAAAGATAAAAGATTTGAAGCAAAGGTTTATGATTTTAAAGAAGAGATTCTTAAGATGCAAGATGCAATTATGCAAGTACAAAAATCTCTTTGGAATCCTAAAAGTCAGCTATATGATTTAACTATACCTTTAGAATTTGTAGATATGTATAATCTTTTTGAGCAAAATGAGTTTGATCAAGAGATGACATATACAATTATGAAAAAGACTATTAAGCAGCTACCTGTTGCTTTAAAAAATAACCCTAAAAAAGTAAATGACTTTTTCAAATTAGTTCTTAGAAGAATAATTCCAATAAAACAAGAAATACCATTAAGAAAACACCAAAGAAAAATAGTAATGATGGTTGGACCAACGGGAGTTGGTAAGACAACTACAATTGCAAAGTTAGCTGCAAGATATGCTTATAAACTAGGACAAAATTACAAAGTTGGAATTGTTACTTTAGACTCATTTAGAGTAGGAGCTATAGAGCAACTTCAAGCATATACAAATATTATGAGACTTCCTTTAGAAGTAGCTAAAAAACCTGAAGATCTAGTTGAGGCATTACTTAGATTAAAAGATTGTAATTACATTTTTATAGATACCGCTGGTTCTAGTCAATATGATGTTGATAAGATTGAAATGATAAATGAATATCAAGAAAAAGTTCATGAATTACCTATAGAAAAAGTATTGGTGCTTCCTGCAAATGTAAAACATAGTGATTTAGTAGATATTTATACTAATTATTCAAGACTTAATATTGATTATTTAACTTTTACAAAGTTAGATGAAACTAGAAGTTTTGGAAATCTTATCTCTTTTGCACATAAAACAAAAAAATCAATTACTTATTTTTCAATTGGGCAAAATGTTCCTGATGATTTAATTGTTTCTGATTCCTCTTACTTAATTGATTGTTTTATGAATAATGCTTGCTCAAGGAGATAGCTTGTTTAATTCTATCTCAGCACAAGCTAGTAAGCTTGTAAATTTAACTAAAAGTACTTCTGCTGTATCCAAAACAAAACTACTTACAATCACATCAGGAAAAGGTGGTGTTGGAAAATCAACACTTACTGCAAACATGGCATATTTATTGGCTAGAAGAGGCTTTAAAGTAGCTGTAATTGATGCAGACATTGGACTAGCAAATATGCAAGTTCTTTTTGATATAAAGCCACGATATTCATTATTTGATTATATTGAAGGAAGAAATACAATAGAAGAAGTGATATCAAAAACTTCATATGAAAATATCTCTTTAATTGCAGGGAAAAGTGGATATCAGTATTCTAGTTTAAAAGCTTCATTTATCTTAACAAGAATAGTAACAGATGTAAAATCTTTAAACAGTTTTGATTATATAATTATTGATACAGGCGCTGGATTAAATGAATATGTACAAGAGTTTTTATCTATTTCTGATAATATCTTAGCTTTAACAACAACAGATCCTTCTGCTTTAACAGATGTTTATGCATTGATAAAAATGCTAGCAAAAGATAAAGAAAAACTATTGATATGTTTTAATCATACTAAAAATTATAATATTGGTGAGACAATTTCTAAATCTTTAGTAAATTTAGCTAAAAAAAATAGGTTAAATTCAAATTTTATGGTAAAATATATAGGTAATGTGTCGACATCTACAAATATTTCAACAACATCAAGATTAAGAAAGTTATTTGTTCAAGAGTTTACAAATGATGAAATAACTTTGCAATTACAAAAAATAATCGACATTTTACTAAAAGAGATTAAGTAAATAGGGTAGTTTGTGCTAATAAATAAGCATTTGGTATTTTTTATATTAGTAGGAAAAATATGGTTGTAGAAAGATTTTCTCAAAATCTTATAAATAGTGGAATATTTAAACTGTACATAGCTACAGGATTTTTTGCAACACTAATTTTCTTCGTAATAAATGCTGATTTATTTACACCAATGGAAATGATTTTTGGAATAATGGGTGTAACTATTGTTTTAAAAGGTGTCACTAACATGATGCTATCATTAATTATTTTACTTTTTAACTTAGATAATAAAAGAGAAGAGTTAAAGCATAAGTACAATGAAGACAAGATTGATGCTATGTTAGCTGAATTAAGTGTTCAAGATGCTCAAGAAAAAGTAGATAAACAAACTTCAAATAAATAAGGAGAAGTAGATGAATATTAATTCTATTACTGATTCAATTGGATCAATTACTTCGAAACAAACTAATCAAGTAAATCAAAGTCAACAATCAGATTTAAGTTTTAAAGATATGCTTAAAGATGCAGTTAATGATGTAAATGATACACAAGTACAAGGTTATAATGCAATGGAAGGTATAGCAACAGGTAAAGTTAAAAACCTTCAAGAAGCTGTACAAAAAATTGAAGAAGCAGAGCTTTCTCTAAAACTAGGGCTTGAAGTGAAGAATAAAGCAATTAGTGCTTATAGAGAAATTATGAAGATGCCAGTTTAATAGGAGTTTATTATGGGTTTTTTTGATGGATATGATATTGCTGTTTCTGGTATGAGTGCACAACGAACAAGAGTTAATGTTACAAGTGCAAATATTGCAAATGCTAAAACTACGCATACTGAAGATGGTGGACCTTACAAGAGACAAAGTGTTGCCTTTCATGAAGTACTATTAAAACAAAACGAAAAAGCAACAAATGATATTAATTCAGACTTTAATAAAAAAGATGGTGATAAAGATCAATTATCTTTAAGAGGAGTAGGAGTAAAATCAATAGTAGAAGATGATTCTGATCCTGTTATGAGATATGAACCATCACACCCTGATGCAAATGATGAAGGTTATGTTGCTTATCCAAATATTAATCCTGTTATTGAAATGATTAATTTATTGGAAGCTAGACGTTCTTATGAAGCAAATGTAACAGCATTTACAACTCATAAGAATATTGATGTGAGAACATTAGATATCTTAAAAGCATAATAAATGAGTGAAGAAGTAAAATTTTTAAATCTTAGTAAAACTACTCAAGACACAAAAACTACTAGTACTAAAGCTATTACTGAGTCAAAGAAAGAAGGTAAATCTTTATTTGATACAATGGTAGATAGTTCAGCTAAGAAAATTAAAACTTCTTCAGAAGAAAAAACTACAGAATCTAAAACTTTAGATTCTAAAAATACTGAAACTTCAAAAGAAGAAGTTAAAGAAAAAACCTCAAAAGAGACTGACACTAATAATTTAAAAAAAGAGTCTTCAAGTAATAAAACTGAAGATAATACTGAACAAAATAGTGAAAATAAAAAAAATCAAAAACAAAATATTAAAGAAGAAAATACAGAAAATCAAAAAGATACGAATAAACCTTCAACATCAAAAACTAGCGGTTCTTTATTAGATAGATTAGTTTTAGAAGCAAATAAAAAGATTAAAAAGAATGATTTAGAAAAAAATGGTGATAAAACTTTAAAAAACCAAGACTCTAAAGAAGTATCACAAAAGCAAAACTCATTATTTGAAGAAGTTGTAAAAGAAAATAAAAAAACAGATAAAAAAAGTCAAACAGAAGAAATTGACAAAGATAATAAAAAGAGTTTAGAGTCAAAAGAAAAAGTAAGTAAAGATTCAGAAACAAATGTAGAAAACAAGAGTGATAAAACAGATAAAAAAGCAAAAGTTACTGATGAAAAAGTAAGTGATGAGAAAGTAAAACAAACTCAACCTTCTTTGATGGATGAATTAATTAATAAAGCAAAAAAAGAGATAGATGGTAAAGAAAAATCTTCTACAAAAGAAAATAAAAAAGAGATAAAAGATTCTTCAGAAAAAGTAATTAAAAATGATAAAGATATCTCTACTTCAAAGATAGAAAATAAAGTTGAATTAAAAGAAAATCTTAAAAATGAAGAAAATGAAGAAAACACTGCAAAAGATAAAACAAAAGTAGAAAAAAATAGTGATTTAAAAGAGAGTTCAAAAGAGCTTAGTATCGCAAAAAATGTAGATGAAACTTTGGATGAGTCAAAAACAGAGACTAAAAATATAAATGAAGTTGCAAAAAAAGAGGAAAATAAAAGTTCTGAAATAAAAGAAGAAAAAACAAATAAAACTTCTATAGAAACAAAAGATACAAATAAAAAAGAAGCAGAAAAAGTCGTTAGTTCTGATAGTTCAAAAAAACAAGTTGATGATCTAAATGAAGAATCAAAGACTAAAACAAATAATACAAAAGAAGCTGTACTAAAAGAAGAAAAAACTGTTTCTTCTGAGAATATTAATAAAAAAACTGAAACAAATACTTCTACCTCGGAAGTTAAAAAAGAATCAGGTAATTTAAAAGATCTTGATAAAGAAGCTATTGTTAAAGATGAAGAGAAAGTAGATGTTAAAAAAGATTCTTTAAAAGAATCGACACAAGATAATACAAAAGAGACAAAACCTAAGTCTTTAATGGATCAACTTTTAAAGGCAAATCAGCCTAAAACTGTCTCAAGTGATGCTGTAGAAACTATAAATTCTAAAATTACTAAAAATAATGATTTAGTTACAAATATTTATTTAGGTTCACAAAAAAACTCAATTTATAATAAGATGCTTTCTAATAAAAGTGAAGCTGTAAAAATTGTAAAAGAGGGTAAAAGCACTGATGATATAAAAAAAGGTGCTGAGAAACTAGAGTTAAATCCTAAAGATTTATCTGTTTCAAAAGAAGATGCAAAAGTAGTAGAAACGAAACATGAATTAAACAAACAAACAGAACAAAAGGTTCAAAGAGATAGCATTGATAGAATGCTTTTAGACCAAAACAGTAAAAAAAGTTCAATTAAAAATGAAACAGTTTCTAAAGCAAGTAACTCTTCTAATCAAGAAACAACTGTTAATTTAACAGTATCACCAAATGCAACTTTAACTATACAAAATAGAATTATTGGTGCACATCAACAAATGTCATCAATGATGTCTGATATTGCAAGAAATATGTATGAGAATTATAAGCCACCTGTCACTGCATTTAGAATTAATTTATTCCCAGCACAATTAGGTCAAATTGCAATTTTAATGAAAAGTGATAGAGATAGTGGAATTAGTATTTCTATGAATATGACAAACTCTTCAACATTAGATGCTGTTGTAGAAAATCAAGGTTCACTAAGAGAAGCTATTAATAGAAACTTCAATAATCAAACAGATGTAAATTTTGAGTTTGGTATGCAAGGTGGAGAACAAGGTAATTCTTCTTCTGGAAATAACAATGAAGAACAACATCAAGAATCACAACAGCAACACTCTTCATCTGATATTTTAGATGCAGTTAATGAAAATAAAAATGTTGCAGATGACTTAAATTATATGTAAATGGAACAACTTTTATCCTTTTTAAATGAAGAGCTACTTTTTAGCTCTTTACTTCTTTTTGCAAGAATCTTAGCTTTTGTTGCTTTTATGCCTCCAGTTTTTGATCACAACTCTGTAAATCCTACAGTAAGAGTTTCTATAGCTTTTTATTTAACAATTTTTTTATATCCACTAATAGAAGTAAAAGGTAATTTTACCCAAGAAGCTTTTATTTTATCATTGATATCTGAAATAACATTAGGTCTTGTAGCTTCTTTCTTTTTGCATGTTATTTTTGCAGCTGTAAGAATTATTGGTGAGTTTGTTGAGTATGCAACTGCATTATCAATGGCAAGTATGTTTGATGCATCAAGTGGAACTAATACAGGTCTTGTAAATAGACTTTTATATTTAATAGCTTTGATGGTTTTCTTCCAAACTGGTATGTATGAAATAACTATAATAATGCTTGTAAAGAGTTTTTCTATGGTTCACTTAGGGATGTTTAATGTTTTTTCATATGATGGAATACAAATTGCAATAGATGAAATACAAAGAATGTTTGCTTTTGCATTCTCTTTTGCCTTACCTCTATTTTTTATTGGGTTTATATTGGATATATATTATGGGTATGGAACTAAATCAATGCCAGCTTTTTCTCCTTTTGTAATTACTTTTCAGCTAAAGTTTGCATTAATATTTATATTTTTGATTTTAGGTATGGAAGTTTTTACAGAAAATTTAACAGATTATATGATAACTAAGTTTGAGTAGATAATATGGCAGACGAAGAAGAAAAAACCGAAGAACCCACCCAGAAAAAAATAGATGATGCCAAAGAAAAAGGTAATGTTCCTAAATCAATGGAAGTTACAGGGGCAGCAGTACTACTTTTTGGTTCAGTTTATTTATTATTCTTTTCTGGTTTTACCTTTGAATCAATAAAAAAGTTAATGTTGTTTTCTTATGGTTTCATGGGTCAAGAAATGAATTCTACAGTATTTTATTCAATAGTATATACTTTTGTTATGACAGCTGTGAAGGCACTTTTACCACTTTTTGCATTAGTTGTTTTATTAGCATTGGTAACAAATTGGAGTCAATTTGGTTTTATCATAACTCCTTTAAAAATTGACCTTCAAAAGTTGGATCCAATCAAAGGTTTAAAAAATGTATTTGCATTAAAAAAAGGCTTAGAAGCATTAAAGTTATCTCTTAAATTAACAATTATTATTATCGTGATGTTTATAGTTTTAGCTTTAACCCATAAAGCCTTCCTAGCTATGATGGATAAAGAGTTTTATGCGACATTCAATACTATTATAAATCTGATTATATATTTTTTAGCAGCAATTCTTCTAATTATAATAATTTTTGCTATAATAGACTTCTTTTTTACTAGACATTATTATTTTAAATCTTTAAAAATGAGTAAACAAGAAATTAAAGATGAATTTAAAAATATGGAGGGTGACCCTCAAGTAAAAGGACGAATTCGTAAGATACAAATGCAAATGCATCAAAAAAGAATGATGAATGATGTTCCTGATGCAGACGTTGTAATTACAAATCCAAGTCATTATGCAGTAGCGTTAAGATATGATAACACTAGAGATAATGCACCTAAAGTAGTAGCAAAAGGTATTGATTTTATTGCTTTAAAAATTAAAGATGTTGCAAGAGAAAATGATGTTCCTATTATAGAAAATCCTGCTCTTGCAAGATCTTTATTTTCTCAGATTGAAGTTGATCAAGAGATACCAGCAGAGTTTTATAAAGCCTTGGCTGAAATATTCTCTTATGTATTTGAATTGAAAAAAAAGAAAAGGTAGTTTTTGAAGTTTTTTATATTTTTTATATTGATATTTACTTTTTCATTTGCAAAAAAAGATTTTTATTATGGATTTATTGACTCTACAGGAGAGCAAATATCACAAAAAAGAATTCAAGAAATAGATGATGGATTTTCAACAATTAAAAATGCAAGGCAACTTTCAAAAGAGGGTAGAGTTGATGAAGCATATTCTCAAGTAACTGCTTTAAAAGAACAAAATAAAGTTGAAATCTTATATTCAGATATTATTATTTTATATTCAGAATTAGCAATTAAAAAGAAATCAAAAAGAATTATAATTGATGCAGCAGCTGAACTTGAAAAAGCTATAAATGACTCAAAAATTCATGAAAATGATTTATCTCGTGCTTACATGATTTTAGTTGAACTAAAACTTAATCTTAATAAATCAGAAGAGGCCAAATATTTTGCTAATATTATTATAAATAACTTCGATAATGAAGTTATAAATGCTTATGGAAAAATTTACCTTGCAAAGGTTTATAAACATCAGCGAAATTATGACATGGCTATTAAAATTTTGTATGAAGTTTTAACAAAAACTACTGACCTTTTAGTTGCTACGTTAGTTGCAGATGAATTATTTGATGTATATATTTTGAATGACCAGAAAAAAGAGGCATATGAGCTTATTTCTAAAGTATTAGAAAAAAATATGGATTATTATGCGAAAGACTCTTTTTTAGCATTGGAAAAGGTTAATAGATTATTAAAAGCAGATATGCCTGAGTTTGCAGTAAAAATTTTAGAAGAGTTATTAAATAGAACAGATAAGCCAGCATCAATAGAAGACTTTAAGTTTAAATTAGCAGAAATATATATGAAAATGTACGATGGGACAGACAAATATTTAGTAAAAGCAAGAGAACTTTATAAAGATATTTTAAATGATTTTGCAGGTGGAATATACGCAGAAAAAGCAAAAATGTATATAGATGAAATCTTAATGAGACAAGGAATCTTAGAACCAGCAGCAGTTTCTGCAAAATATCCAGAATCTGAAGCCATGCAACAAAAAGTGTTAGTGCAAGAATTATTAAATCATAAAAGACAAGAAAAATATGATTTGATTTTAAAATCAAAAAGAATTTACAAAAAAATCTCAAACACTATTGCACAAAGATTTGGTTATGAATCAGTAGAAAAAATTTTTGATGAAGTAACTATTGATATGATTAAAAAATATTTAGCAACGGGAAAATGTTTTTTATTAAATGAGACTTTAAATAGTGCAAGAACAGAAACCTTTCAAACACTTATTG includes these proteins:
- a CDS encoding rod-binding protein; its protein translation is MDINTNYVDINTIKKNPSDNYKNLDSSKLEDDGLRKVSNDFEAFFMKQLLDISLKDSTFAGEGSGSDIIKGMYTDTISRQSAGTLGISDMLYNFLSERKK
- the flhF gene encoding flagellar biosynthesis protein FlhF yields the protein MNMLSFLGETPTAALKNAQAECGEEAIVISTKKISSAKDGNKDMYEVIVALEDDDNKEIKHTKKISTSVSSVADDRKDKRFEAKVYDFKEEILKMQDAIMQVQKSLWNPKSQLYDLTIPLEFVDMYNLFEQNEFDQEMTYTIMKKTIKQLPVALKNNPKKVNDFFKLVLRRIIPIKQEIPLRKHQRKIVMMVGPTGVGKTTTIAKLAARYAYKLGQNYKVGIVTLDSFRVGAIEQLQAYTNIMRLPLEVAKKPEDLVEALLRLKDCNYIFIDTAGSSQYDVDKIEMINEYQEKVHELPIEKVLVLPANVKHSDLVDIYTNYSRLNIDYLTFTKLDETRSFGNLISFAHKTKKSITYFSIGQNVPDDLIVSDSSYLIDCFMNNACSRR
- a CDS encoding AAA family ATPase — its product is MFNSISAQASKLVNLTKSTSAVSKTKLLTITSGKGGVGKSTLTANMAYLLARRGFKVAVIDADIGLANMQVLFDIKPRYSLFDYIEGRNTIEEVISKTSYENISLIAGKSGYQYSSLKASFILTRIVTDVKSLNSFDYIIIDTGAGLNEYVQEFLSISDNILALTTTDPSALTDVYALIKMLAKDKEKLLICFNHTKNYNIGETISKSLVNLAKKNRLNSNFMVKYIGNVSTSTNISTTSRLRKLFVQEFTNDEITLQLQKIIDILLKEIK
- the fliE gene encoding flagellar hook-basal body complex protein FliE, with the translated sequence MNINSITDSIGSITSKQTNQVNQSQQSDLSFKDMLKDAVNDVNDTQVQGYNAMEGIATGKVKNLQEAVQKIEEAELSLKLGLEVKNKAISAYREIMKMPV
- the flgC gene encoding flagellar basal body rod protein FlgC; this translates as MGFFDGYDIAVSGMSAQRTRVNVTSANIANAKTTHTEDGGPYKRQSVAFHEVLLKQNEKATNDINSDFNKKDGDKDQLSLRGVGVKSIVEDDSDPVMRYEPSHPDANDEGYVAYPNINPVIEMINLLEARRSYEANVTAFTTHKNIDVRTLDILKA
- a CDS encoding flagellar hook-length control protein FliK, with amino-acid sequence MSEEVKFLNLSKTTQDTKTTSTKAITESKKEGKSLFDTMVDSSAKKIKTSSEEKTTESKTLDSKNTETSKEEVKEKTSKETDTNNLKKESSSNKTEDNTEQNSENKKNQKQNIKEENTENQKDTNKPSTSKTSGSLLDRLVLEANKKIKKNDLEKNGDKTLKNQDSKEVSQKQNSLFEEVVKENKKTDKKSQTEEIDKDNKKSLESKEKVSKDSETNVENKSDKTDKKAKVTDEKVSDEKVKQTQPSLMDELINKAKKEIDGKEKSSTKENKKEIKDSSEKVIKNDKDISTSKIENKVELKENLKNEENEENTAKDKTKVEKNSDLKESSKELSIAKNVDETLDESKTETKNINEVAKKEENKSSEIKEEKTNKTSIETKDTNKKEAEKVVSSDSSKKQVDDLNEESKTKTNNTKEAVLKEEKTVSSENINKKTETNTSTSEVKKESGNLKDLDKEAIVKDEEKVDVKKDSLKESTQDNTKETKPKSLMDQLLKANQPKTVSSDAVETINSKITKNNDLVTNIYLGSQKNSIYNKMLSNKSEAVKIVKEGKSTDDIKKGAEKLELNPKDLSVSKEDAKVVETKHELNKQTEQKVQRDSIDRMLLDQNSKKSSIKNETVSKASNSSNQETTVNLTVSPNATLTIQNRIIGAHQQMSSMMSDIARNMYENYKPPVTAFRINLFPAQLGQIAILMKSDRDSGISISMNMTNSSTLDAVVENQGSLREAINRNFNNQTDVNFEFGMQGGEQGNSSSGNNNEEQHQESQQQHSSSDILDAVNENKNVADDLNYM
- a CDS encoding flagellar biosynthetic protein FliR, encoding MEQLLSFLNEELLFSSLLLFARILAFVAFMPPVFDHNSVNPTVRVSIAFYLTIFLYPLIEVKGNFTQEAFILSLISEITLGLVASFFLHVIFAAVRIIGEFVEYATALSMASMFDASSGTNTGLVNRLLYLIALMVFFQTGMYEITIIMLVKSFSMVHLGMFNVFSYDGIQIAIDEIQRMFAFAFSFALPLFFIGFILDIYYGYGTKSMPAFSPFVITFQLKFALIFIFLILGMEVFTENLTDYMITKFE
- the flhB gene encoding flagellar biosynthesis protein FlhB gives rise to the protein MADEEEKTEEPTQKKIDDAKEKGNVPKSMEVTGAAVLLFGSVYLLFFSGFTFESIKKLMLFSYGFMGQEMNSTVFYSIVYTFVMTAVKALLPLFALVVLLALVTNWSQFGFIITPLKIDLQKLDPIKGLKNVFALKKGLEALKLSLKLTIIIIVMFIVLALTHKAFLAMMDKEFYATFNTIINLIIYFLAAILLIIIIFAIIDFFFTRHYYFKSLKMSKQEIKDEFKNMEGDPQVKGRIRKIQMQMHQKRMMNDVPDADVVITNPSHYAVALRYDNTRDNAPKVVAKGIDFIALKIKDVARENDVPIIENPALARSLFSQIEVDQEIPAEFYKALAEIFSYVFELKKKKR
- a CDS encoding lipopolysaccharide assembly protein LapB — translated: MKFFIFFILIFTFSFAKKDFYYGFIDSTGEQISQKRIQEIDDGFSTIKNARQLSKEGRVDEAYSQVTALKEQNKVEILYSDIIILYSELAIKKKSKRIIIDAAAELEKAINDSKIHENDLSRAYMILVELKLNLNKSEEAKYFANIIINNFDNEVINAYGKIYLAKVYKHQRNYDMAIKILYEVLTKTTDLLVATLVADELFDVYILNDQKKEAYELISKVLEKNMDYYAKDSFLALEKVNRLLKADMPEFAVKILEELLNRTDKPASIEDFKFKLAEIYMKMYDGTDKYLVKARELYKDILNDFAGGIYAEKAKMYIDEILMRQGILEPAAVSAKYPESEAMQQKVLVQELLNHKRQEKYDLILKSKRIYKKISNTIAQRFGYESVEKIFDEVTIDMIKKYLATGKCFLLNETLNSARTETFQTLIEDETTKDKFFECLVEVPSEKAYNLLKDTFSTSRDATLYLYLERMALALQNFTDAKSFSAKIDMVDDRKVLEKEFLYRFLIKNTVGDSISMDKFFNYAHRNQQFIKANTNNPMIIDFYYYYYLYLMKRDLKNEAKDILNKLYQKQKENNAYVYSPFVELELAKIAQTNNKNEEALKLLLDALDYSRKISPNDLAQVYYELIILYEEFNNNIKKDEFINKCKSIEGTKDSLYKKMCDEM